In Candidatus Thermoplasmatota archaeon, one DNA window encodes the following:
- a CDS encoding ABC transporter permease, producing the protein MLGETYALVVRDLRRWYRTPGQIILVFTTPLMWLLLFGQAFNIGKLAQGSPDVDIREVFGGATDYFSFMAVGQTTFIILFGSLFSGVSLIWDRKTGFLAKLQVAPISRASIPISRMVSTVVKSLLQAVVVLVLAALFVFIPGLSGLKFSPDFGILDAFGIAVFLILLGLSLAALFVALGLIVKSEETLFGLINLLNFPLMFTSSALIPIALMPEWLTAVARYNPITFVVDGMRQLVFHTSIGAQYSVGVDLLGITVFAVLMISLGAVLSRKALLRS; encoded by the coding sequence ATGCTGGGCGAGACCTACGCACTAGTCGTCCGAGATCTGAGGCGATGGTACAGGACTCCCGGCCAGATCATACTGGTGTTCACGACCCCCCTGATGTGGCTGCTCCTGTTCGGGCAGGCGTTCAACATCGGCAAGTTGGCCCAGGGTTCCCCTGACGTTGATATCAGGGAGGTGTTCGGGGGCGCGACCGATTACTTCTCGTTCATGGCCGTCGGCCAGACGACCTTCATCATACTGTTCGGGTCGCTCTTCAGCGGAGTCTCCCTCATATGGGACAGGAAGACCGGATTCCTGGCAAAGCTGCAGGTGGCGCCTATATCGCGAGCGTCGATCCCGATCTCGCGCATGGTTTCGACGGTGGTCAAATCGCTCCTTCAGGCGGTTGTGGTCCTGGTGCTTGCCGCGCTGTTCGTATTCATCCCGGGCTTGAGCGGGCTCAAGTTCAGCCCCGATTTCGGTATTCTTGATGCTTTCGGCATCGCTGTATTCCTGATACTCCTCGGGCTGAGCCTCGCAGCGCTTTTCGTAGCGCTCGGACTCATCGTGAAGAGCGAGGAGACACTGTTCGGCTTGATCAACCTGCTGAACTTCCCGCTCATGTTCACGAGCAGCGCGCTGATACCGATCGCACTCATGCCTGAGTGGCTCACGGCGGTCGCTAGATACAACCCCATCACATTCGTAGTCGATGGAATGAGGCAGCTCGTTTTCCACACCTCCATTGGCGCTCAGTATTCGGTCGGAGTCGACCTCCTCGGGATAACGGTCTTCGCGGTCCTGATGATATCCCTAGGAGCAGTGCTTTCGCGCAAGGCGCTTCTGAGGTCGTAG